One region of Sphingomonas kaistensis genomic DNA includes:
- a CDS encoding recombinase family protein has product MLVGYARVSSAGQSLDLQLGDLERAGCEKVFAEKQSGTSAEARRALQDALEFVREGDTLVVTRLDRLARSSNDLHNIIAKVTAKGVKFRCVQQSGVDTDSGMGKLVLAILGAVAEFETDIRKERQREGIDKAKADGRYKGRKPSVDAAKVRELHAAGLGPSAIAKQLKVGRTTVYRSLQVS; this is encoded by the coding sequence ATGCTGGTTGGATATGCTCGGGTAAGCAGCGCAGGACAGTCGCTGGACTTACAGCTTGGGGATCTGGAGCGGGCCGGGTGCGAGAAGGTCTTTGCCGAGAAGCAGAGCGGCACGTCGGCAGAGGCTCGGAGAGCTCTCCAGGATGCCCTGGAGTTCGTGCGGGAAGGTGACACGCTGGTGGTCACTCGCCTTGATCGCTTGGCTAGGTCCTCCAACGACCTCCACAATATCATTGCCAAGGTTACGGCCAAGGGCGTCAAGTTTCGGTGCGTCCAACAGTCCGGCGTCGACACGGATAGCGGCATGGGGAAGCTCGTTCTCGCTATCCTGGGTGCCGTGGCGGAGTTCGAAACGGATATCCGCAAGGAACGGCAACGCGAGGGCATCGACAAGGCGAAAGCAGACGGGCGCTACAAGGGTCGTAAGCCTTCTGTCGACGCTGCAAAGGTGCGAGAGCTACACGCCGCGGGTTTGGGACCGTCCGCCATTGCCAAGCAGCTCAAGGTAGGCCGCACGACCGTCTACAGGTCGCTGCAGGTCTCTTAG
- a CDS encoding helix-turn-helix domain-containing protein, giving the protein MLADDLLAGAAAAASYVGVKPRAVYHMAENGLLPVTRKGRRLFFRKSELDRAFSAES; this is encoded by the coding sequence ATGCTTGCCGATGATCTCTTGGCCGGTGCTGCCGCAGCGGCCTCATATGTCGGGGTTAAGCCTCGCGCCGTTTATCACATGGCGGAGAACGGCCTACTGCCAGTGACAAGAAAAGGCCGACGCCTCTTCTTTCGGAAGAGCGAACTGGATCGCGCGTTTAGCGCGGAGAGCTAA
- a CDS encoding tyrosine-type recombinase/integrase translates to MNARGEPQQAWQVDYRDTAGKRRSKQFARKKAAETWLTEAAYQVTQGTHTPDRDTVTVKSAADAWVKRAEAEGLERATVQAYRGLANHHVVPLLGRIKLSRLTRPVVEQFRDELVASRSRAMAAKGVRALASILQEAMRRGLVAQNVAAEVRVSRPSRDKDKVEIPTREEIRALLAAAPADFHPMLMVAVLTGLRASELRGLRWSDIDLKAATVSVNQRVDQWGNFGPPKSAAGRRTIPIPPKVVQVLREWKLRCPKGEHGLAFPDTKGGVQVHKNVLTRRYYPAQKDAGFAKRYSFHTLRHFAASSFIAQRVDLKRLSGWLGHSTVTLTLDRYGHLMKDNQQDAAIMAAAEAHLFG, encoded by the coding sequence ATGAACGCTCGAGGCGAGCCGCAACAGGCGTGGCAGGTCGATTACCGCGACACTGCTGGCAAGCGCCGCTCCAAGCAGTTCGCCCGCAAAAAGGCTGCCGAGACCTGGCTTACCGAAGCGGCCTATCAGGTCACTCAAGGCACCCACACACCAGACCGGGACACGGTCACAGTCAAGAGCGCCGCAGATGCCTGGGTGAAGCGGGCCGAGGCTGAAGGACTCGAAAGGGCTACGGTGCAGGCCTACCGCGGCCTTGCCAATCATCATGTGGTGCCACTGCTTGGCCGCATCAAGCTTAGCCGCCTCACCCGCCCCGTGGTCGAGCAATTCCGTGACGAGCTGGTTGCCAGCCGATCCAGAGCCATGGCGGCTAAAGGCGTCCGGGCTCTCGCTAGCATCTTGCAGGAGGCTATGCGGCGTGGGCTGGTAGCTCAGAACGTGGCAGCGGAGGTGCGCGTGAGCCGGCCTAGCCGCGACAAGGACAAGGTAGAGATACCGACCCGCGAAGAGATCAGGGCGCTGCTTGCCGCCGCCCCTGCCGACTTCCACCCCATGCTCATGGTGGCAGTCCTTACGGGTTTGCGAGCCTCAGAGCTGCGAGGCCTGCGCTGGTCGGACATCGACCTAAAGGCTGCTACCGTAAGCGTGAACCAGCGCGTGGATCAGTGGGGCAACTTCGGTCCGCCAAAGTCCGCTGCCGGACGCAGGACAATCCCTATTCCGCCCAAGGTCGTGCAGGTCCTGCGTGAGTGGAAGCTGCGCTGTCCCAAGGGCGAGCACGGCCTCGCCTTTCCCGATACGAAAGGCGGCGTGCAGGTCCACAAGAATGTCCTCACCCGGCGCTACTATCCCGCCCAGAAGGATGCTGGCTTTGCCAAGCGCTACAGCTTCCACACCTTGCGACATTTCGCCGCGAGCAGCTTCATCGCCCAGCGGGTAGACCTGAAACGGCTGAGCGGATGGCTTGGCCACAGCACGGTGACACTGACACTAGATCGTTACGGGCACCTGATGAAGGACAATCAGCAGGACGCCGCGATCATGGCCGCTGCCGAAGCTCATCTGTTCGGCTAG
- a CDS encoding M20/M25/M40 family metallo-hydrolase: MLRIVRVGAVMTGLTLLGGCQSVEPASSIAIAPPQPAAASAEADKAPGISMERMSEITRVLASDAFEGRSMGTPGEARTTAYLIEQFKAAGLEPGGQDGGWTQAVPMIRTKLQSPQLALQQGSTRTPLSFPGDIYLSTVRDTQAAEIAGAPIVFVGYGTSAPERGWDDFKGVDLKGKVALFLVNDPDFEAASGEPVAGKFGGKTMTYYGRWTYKFEEAARRGAIGAIIVHETEGAGYGWNVVQSAGGENFNIVLPRGATQPVLLQGWMQQAAAEAMLKRAGYDYATLKRQARSTAFRPIDLKARFVAKAGVELERIQSQNVIGKLTGSRFPDETVSYSGHWDAYGLGAPDTQGRTVRPGAADDALGLAAMIEIARRFAGGKRPERSLVFAAWTAEERGLLGSEYYAQNPLYPHEKMVANLTLDTLQWAGPTRDTVLIGQGQSEMERYLEEGARAQGRTVTPESKPERGLFYRADHFTLAKRGVPVLLSMALAGAYDLQEGGRPAGERWLEEFTGKCYHQTCDAWAPTWDLRGALQEADLYYAIGERLANGRDWPRWNRGSEFWKVREDSAGMRGQTPVPQGAGERG, translated from the coding sequence ATGCTGCGGATCGTTCGCGTGGGTGCGGTGATGACTGGCCTGACGCTGCTTGGCGGCTGCCAGTCGGTCGAGCCGGCTTCGAGCATCGCCATTGCTCCACCCCAGCCGGCAGCTGCCAGTGCGGAGGCGGATAAGGCGCCGGGCATCAGCATGGAGCGGATGTCGGAGATCACCCGCGTGCTTGCCTCCGACGCGTTCGAAGGCCGCTCGATGGGAACGCCGGGAGAAGCCAGGACCACCGCCTATCTGATCGAGCAGTTCAAGGCGGCGGGGCTCGAACCCGGCGGTCAGGACGGCGGCTGGACGCAGGCCGTGCCGATGATCCGGACCAAGCTGCAATCGCCGCAACTTGCCCTCCAGCAAGGCTCGACCCGGACGCCGCTGAGCTTTCCGGGCGACATCTACCTCAGCACCGTGCGCGACACGCAGGCAGCCGAAATCGCCGGCGCGCCGATCGTCTTCGTCGGTTACGGCACCTCCGCGCCCGAGCGTGGATGGGACGACTTCAAGGGCGTCGACCTCAAGGGCAAGGTCGCGCTGTTCCTTGTCAACGACCCCGATTTCGAGGCCGCTTCCGGCGAGCCGGTCGCCGGCAAGTTCGGCGGCAAGACGATGACCTATTATGGCCGCTGGACCTACAAGTTCGAGGAAGCGGCGCGGCGCGGCGCGATCGGCGCGATCATCGTCCACGAAACCGAAGGCGCAGGATATGGCTGGAACGTCGTCCAGAGCGCGGGCGGCGAGAATTTCAACATCGTCCTGCCGAGGGGCGCGACGCAACCGGTCCTGCTGCAGGGCTGGATGCAGCAGGCCGCCGCCGAGGCCATGCTGAAGCGCGCCGGCTATGACTATGCCACGCTGAAGCGGCAGGCCCGCAGCACCGCCTTCCGGCCGATCGACCTCAAGGCGAGGTTCGTCGCGAAGGCGGGGGTGGAGCTCGAGCGGATCCAGAGCCAGAACGTCATCGGCAAGCTGACCGGAAGCCGCTTCCCCGACGAAACCGTCAGCTACAGCGGACACTGGGACGCCTACGGCCTCGGGGCGCCCGACACGCAGGGTCGGACGGTGCGGCCGGGCGCCGCCGACGATGCCCTCGGGCTGGCGGCGATGATCGAGATCGCGCGCCGCTTCGCCGGCGGCAAGCGGCCCGAACGAAGCCTCGTCTTCGCTGCGTGGACGGCCGAGGAACGGGGCCTGCTGGGATCGGAATATTACGCCCAGAACCCGCTCTATCCGCATGAGAAGATGGTCGCGAACCTGACCCTCGACACCCTGCAATGGGCCGGACCGACCCGCGATACGGTGCTGATCGGGCAGGGACAGAGCGAGATGGAGCGCTATCTCGAGGAAGGCGCGCGGGCGCAGGGGCGGACGGTGACGCCCGAAAGCAAGCCCGAGCGCGGCCTGTTCTATCGCGCCGATCACTTCACCCTCGCCAAGCGCGGCGTGCCGGTGCTGCTGAGCATGGCGCTGGCCGGTGCTTACGACCTCCAGGAAGGCGGCCGGCCGGCGGGCGAGCGTTGGCTCGAGGAGTTCACCGGCAAATGCTATCACCAGACCTGCGACGCCTGGGCGCCGACCTGGGACCTGCGCGGGGCGTTGCAGGAGGCCGACCTCTATTACGCGATCGGCGAGCGGCTTGCGAACGGCCGGGACTGGCCGCGCTGGAACCGGGGGTCGGAATTCTGGAAAGTACGCGAGGACAGCGCCGGCATGCGCGGCCAGACGCCGGTGCCGCAGGGTGCCGGCGAGCGGGGCTAG